From one Planococcus citri chromosome 3, ihPlaCitr1.1, whole genome shotgun sequence genomic stretch:
- the LOC135839500 gene encoding tyrosine-protein kinase transmembrane receptor Ror-like — MITNGNEHSYYETVAVKSLRSRATEKAKRDIWKEAYIMSQCTHPNILKLRYICLGENDELPEMVFEYMNLRDLHKLLLNSSGKFRPKPGVPILSQVEFLRIASQIARGMEYLASQKYVHGDLATRNCLVGVPPASSTYVVKICDFGLSKDVYLNNCYWINPKDGCMPIPWMPPESIKSLTFTLQSDVWAFGVTLWEIVTFGEQPYSKYSTRRIELLIRARILLKIPKKCPTKVAAIMMGCWRKDPEKRLDFSAICTRFSDLLGKVTPEEVPENSNYASPYLGMATIPTT, encoded by the exons ATGATTACAAACGGAAATGAACATTCGTATTATGAAACAGTCGCCGTGAAGAGTTTGAGAAGTAGGGCTACTGAGAAAGCTAAACGTGACATTTGGAAAGAAGCGTATATTATGAGCCAATGTACGCACCCAAACATTCTGAAATTGCGGTATATTTGCCTTGGAG aaaaTGACGAACTCCCAGAAATGGTTTTCGAGTACATGAATCTAAGAGATTTACATAAGCTCCTGCTAAACAGTTCTGGTAAATTTCGGCCAAAACCAGGCGTGCCTATTTTATCGCAG gttgaatttttaagaatcgcATCTCAAATTGCTCGAGGTATGGAATATTTAGCTagccaaaaatatgtacatggaGATTTGGCGACTCGAAACTGTTTGGTGGGTGTTCCTCCAGCTAGCTCCACTTATGTGGTGAAAATATGCGACTTTGGCCTTAGTAAAGACGTTTATCTCAATAATTGTTACTGG ATAAATCCTAAAGACGGATGTATGCCTATTCCATGGATGCCCCCTGAAAGCATCAAGAGTTTAACTTTTACGTTACAATCTGATGTATGGGCATTTGGCGTGACATTGTGGGAAATTGTCACGTTTGGGGAGCAGCCGTATTCCAAGTACTCCACACGacga ATCGAACTATTGATCCGGGCAAGAATCCtcttaaaaattccaaaaaaatgtcctaCAAAAGTGGCAGCTATAATGATGGGCTGTTGGAGAAAAGATCCGGAAAAAAGACTcgacttttcagcaatttgcaCACGTTTTTCAGATCTGCTGGGAAAAGTTACTCCTGAAGAAGTTCCAGAAAATAGTAACTACGCCTCGCCATACCTAGGCATGGCGACGATTCCAACTACCTAA